The following are encoded together in the Primulina tabacum isolate GXHZ01 chromosome 18, ASM2559414v2, whole genome shotgun sequence genome:
- the LOC142532730 gene encoding uncharacterized protein LOC142532730 isoform X1, with product MYANEPKILMYIKIAASLGDKTVRDVALRCRWMASKRRKHEDQSLVKKVKDQRDKLIDSSLRNNMSPASSMNAASCSFISNHHNQSNLMFSEALSGTARHLLEENKQAFGQISANLSALKLQENVNLFFHTRNNITTILNDMSNMPGIMSRMPPLPVLLNEELASSVFPHSSQPMMFGSSSILCMKQEPRC from the exons GTATGCTAATGAACCCAAAATTCTGATGTATATTAAGATTGCCGCCTCTCTTGGCGACAAAACTGTACGGGACGTTGCTCTTCGATGTAGATGGATGGCG AGCAAGAGAAGAAAACATGAGGATCAGAGCTTGGTGAAGAAAGTGAAGGATCAGAGG GATAAATTGATTGACTCATCTTTGAGGAATAATATGTCTCCAGCTTCATCAATGAATGCTGCTTCATGTTCTTTCATTTCAAACCATCACAATCAAAGTAACTTAATGTTTTCAGAAG CACTGAGTGGTACAGCCAGACATCTCTTGGAAGAAAACAAGCAAGCTTTCGGTCAAATTTCTGCTAATCTTTCAGCTCTCAAG TTGCAGGAGAATGTTAATCTCTTTTTTCATACACGGAACAACATAACTACAATATTGAATGA CATGAGTAACATGCCTGGGATTATGAGCCGAATGCCACCTCTTCCTGTGCTATTAAATGAGGAACTTGCAAGTAGTGTTTTCCCTCATTCGTCTCAG CCCATGATGTTTGGGTCGTCAAGTATCTTATGTATGAAGCAGGAGCCGAGGTGCTGA
- the LOC142532730 gene encoding uncharacterized protein LOC142532730 isoform X2 translates to MYANEPKILMYIKIAASLGDKTVRDVALRCRWMASKRRKHEDQSLVKKVKDQRDKLIDSSLRNNMSPASSMNAASCSFISNHHNQSNLMFSEALSGTARHLLEENKQAFGQISANLSALKLQENVNLFFHTRNNITTILNDMSNMPGIMSRMPPLPVLLNEELASSVFPHSSQANFDILAKDGS, encoded by the exons GTATGCTAATGAACCCAAAATTCTGATGTATATTAAGATTGCCGCCTCTCTTGGCGACAAAACTGTACGGGACGTTGCTCTTCGATGTAGATGGATGGCG AGCAAGAGAAGAAAACATGAGGATCAGAGCTTGGTGAAGAAAGTGAAGGATCAGAGG GATAAATTGATTGACTCATCTTTGAGGAATAATATGTCTCCAGCTTCATCAATGAATGCTGCTTCATGTTCTTTCATTTCAAACCATCACAATCAAAGTAACTTAATGTTTTCAGAAG CACTGAGTGGTACAGCCAGACATCTCTTGGAAGAAAACAAGCAAGCTTTCGGTCAAATTTCTGCTAATCTTTCAGCTCTCAAG TTGCAGGAGAATGTTAATCTCTTTTTTCATACACGGAACAACATAACTACAATATTGAATGA CATGAGTAACATGCCTGGGATTATGAGCCGAATGCCACCTCTTCCTGTGCTATTAAATGAGGAACTTGCAAGTAGTGTTTTCCCTCATTCGTCTCAG GCAAACTTTGACATCCTTGCCAAGGATGGGAGCTGA